Part of the Acidimicrobiales bacterium genome is shown below.
GCCTTGTTGGTCCTGACGACGCTGTTCCACTCGGGCTCGACGCGCAAGAAGCTGAGTCTGAGCACCTTCGAGGCCGACGTGGTGGCGCATCAGATCAAGTCCGCCGACGTGATCGACGGCTCCAACAAGGTCGAGGGCGTCCTCAAGAACGGCGAGAAGTACGAGGTCAAGTTCCCGGCGCAATACTCCGACGAGCTCACCCAAAAGCTCATCGACGCCCACGTGCCGACCGACGCGAAGGAAGCCAAGAGCAACGCGCTGCTGAACTTCCTGCTCAGCATCCTGCCCTTCGTACTCATCGCCGGGCTGTTCTTCTTCTTCCTCAACTCGATGCAGGGCGGCGGCAACCGCGTCATGCAGTTCGGCAAGGCCAAGGCGAAGATGGCGTCGAAGGATTCGCCCAAGGTGACCTTCGCCGATGTCGCCGGTGCCGACGAAGCCGTCGCCGAGCTCCAGGAGATCAAGGAGTTCCTCGAGTCGCCGGCCAAGTTCCAGGCCATGGGCGCCAAGATCCCCAAGGGCGTGCTGTTGTTCGGTCCGCCCGGGACCGGCAAGACGCTGCTGGCCCGCGCGGTTGCCGGTGAAGCGGGCGTGCCGTTCTTCTCGATCAGCGGTTCGGACTTCGTCGAGATGTTCGTCGGTGTCGGTGCGTCGCGCGTGCGCGACCTGTTCGAGCAGGCCAAGCAGTCGGCACCCGCGATCGTGTTCGTCGACGAGATCGACGCCGTCGGTCGTCACCGCGGTGCTGGCCTCGGCGGTGGTCACGACGAGCGCGAGCAGACGCTGAACCAGTTGCTCGTCGAGATGGACGGCTTCGAGTCGAAGACGGGCGTCATCCTCATCGCCGCCACCAACCGTCCCGACATCCTCGACCCGGCCCTGCTGCGCCCGGGTCGCTTCGACCGCCAGATCGTCGTCGACCAGCCCGACCTTGCCGGGCGCGAGGCGATCCTGCAGGTGCACGCGCAGGACAAGCCGCTGGCGCCTGCCGTCGACCTCAACGTGCTGGCGCGTCGCACGCCGGGGTTCACCGGCGCCGACCTCGCCAACCTCATGAACGAGGCGGCACTGCTCGCCGCGCGTCACGGCAACAAGCGCATCAGCATGGCCGAACTCGAAGAGGCTATCGACCGGGTGATCGGTGGGCCGGAGCGGCGCACCCGTGTGATGAGCGACGCCGAGAAGCTCGTGATCGCGTATCACGAGGGCGGCCACACCCTCGTCGGCCACGTGCTCGAGCACGCCGACCCCGTCCACAAGGTGTCGATCGTGGCTCGCGGCCGATCGCTGGGCTGGACGCTGTCGCTGCCGACCGAGGACCGCTACATCACGACGCGTTCGCAGCTGAAGCACCGCCTCGCCACCCTCATGGGTGGCCGCACGGCCGAAGAGCTGATCTTCAGCGAGCCCTCCACCGGAGCGCAGAACGACATCGAGGTCGCCTCCGGCATCGCCCGCTCGATGGTGACCGAGTGGGGCATGAGCGATGTGCTCGGCCCGCAGCAGCTCGGCCAGCATCAGGGCGAGGTCTTCCTCGGCCGCGACATGGGCCACGCACCGAACTACTCCGACGAAGTAGCCGCTCGCATCGACGCCGAGATCCGTTCGCTCATCGACAGCGCCCACGACGAGGCCCGCGACATCCTCACGACGCACCGCGCCACGCTCGACGAGCTGGCCCAGGCGCTCCTCGAGAAGGAAACGCTCGAAGGCGAGGATCTCGCCGCCATCCTCGGCAAGGTCGGCACGTGGAAGCCGCGCAAGTCGGCCGCCCGCAAGAAGTCCGGCCCGACGCCCGGCTCGCCTGCTGCCATTCCCGTCGCCGGCGGCCGCCGTCGCCCGGCGACCGCGCCCGCACCCGGCGCGCTTCGTCGTCCCCGTCCCGCGACCGCCTAGTTTCTGCTGCCTATGGCAGTTGACCGAGCGCGCGCCGAAGCCGCGATACGCGAGTTGTTGCTGGCGATCGGGGAGGACCCGGCGCGCGACGGGCTGCGCGACACGCCGGCGCGAGTGGCGCGCATGTACGAGGAAGTTGCGGGCGGCATGGACGTCGAACCCGCCACACACCTGCACGTCACGTTCGAGGCGAACCACGACGAGATGGTCATGGTGAAGGACATCCCGATCTACTCGCTGTGCGAGCACCACATGGTGCCGTGGTTCGGCTCGGCCCACGTCGCCTACATCCCCGGCGACGAGGGGCGCATCACCGGTCTGTCGAAACTGGCGCGCCTGTGCGACGGCTACGCGCAGCGACTGCAGGTGCAAGAGCGGTTCACGACCCAGGTCGCCGACGCCATCAACAAGACGCTGTTGCCCAAAGGCGTGATGGTCGTCGTCGAGGCCGAGCACCTGTGCATGTCGATGCGCGGCGTGCGCAAGCCCGGCACCACGACGGTCACCTCCGCCGTCCACGGTCTCTTCCGCGACGACGAGCGCACCCGCGCCGAAGCGTTGAACATCCTGTTCGGGCGCCGTTGAACCGACCCCTGATCATGGGCGTGCTGAACGTCACGCCCGACTCGTTCTCCGACGGCGGCCAGTATCTCGACGTCGAGGCGGCCGTGGCCCACGGCGTCGAGATGATGGACCAGGGCGCCGACGTCATCGACGTCGGTGGAGCCTCGACCCGGCCCGGTTCCGTGCTGCCGTCCGCGGACGAAGAGCGCGCCCGGGTCGTTCCCGTCGTGGCGCGCCTCGCGGCGCTCGGCCGCTCCCGCGTGTCGATCGACACGATGACGGAGAACGTGGCCCGGGCGGCGGTCGCGGCCGGAGCGACGCTGGTCAACGACGTGTCGGCGTCGCTGTGGCGCGTCGCCGCCGAGGCCGGTGTCGGGTGGGCGGCGATGCACATGCAGGGCAGCCCCGCGACCATGCAGGCGGATCCTCACTACGGCGACGTCGTCGCCGAGGTGCTGGCGTACCTGGTCGCGCGGGCGGAGGCCGCGACGGCCGCCGGTGTCGCGGAGGTGTGGATCGATCCCGGCTTCGGGTTCGGCAAATCGCTGGCCCACAACCTCACGCTGCTGGCCCACCTCGACCAGTTCTGCGCCACGCCGTATCCCGTTTTGGTCGGATTGAGCAGAAAATCGATGCTCGGGGCGCTGACGCCGAACCCCGACGGCTCGATTCCACCGCCGAGCGACCGTCTGGAGGCCTCGATCGCCAGCGTCGTATTCGCGGCGACAAAAGGCGTCGGAATGGTCCGGGTACACGATGTTCCCGCTACCGTGGCCGCCGTGCGCATCGTGTGCGACGAAGTTGGGGTCTGAGGCCAGAACATGAAGGGCAAGTGGGCGGCTGGCATTCAGCCGCGGAATCTGATCTGGGTGCTGAAGGACCGGCTGGCGATCAGCGAGCGTCCCGGCGGCTACGGCCGGTCGCACCGCAAGGTCCGCCGGCAGGAAGAGCTGATCTGGCTGCGGGAAAACGGCTTCAGCCGCGTCGTGTCGATCCTCGGGTCGCCCCACAACATGACCGCCTACGAGGAGTTCGGCATGCCGGCGTCGCACCTGCCCTTCGGCCCGCACGACGATCCCCGCGACGCCCTCCCGCCGATCTACGAGCATCTCCGCGCGTGGCTCGGGGCGGGTGAGCGCATCCTGCTCCACGGCGAGGAAGTGGGCGACCGCCTCCTGGGCG
Proteins encoded:
- the folP gene encoding dihydropteroate synthase encodes the protein MNRPLIMGVLNVTPDSFSDGGQYLDVEAAVAHGVEMMDQGADVIDVGGASTRPGSVLPSADEERARVVPVVARLAALGRSRVSIDTMTENVARAAVAAGATLVNDVSASLWRVAAEAGVGWAAMHMQGSPATMQADPHYGDVVAEVLAYLVARAEAATAAGVAEVWIDPGFGFGKSLAHNLTLLAHLDQFCATPYPVLVGLSRKSMLGALTPNPDGSIPPPSDRLEASIASVVFAATKGVGMVRVHDVPATVAAVRIVCDEVGV
- the folE gene encoding GTP cyclohydrolase I FolE, with protein sequence MAVDRARAEAAIRELLLAIGEDPARDGLRDTPARVARMYEEVAGGMDVEPATHLHVTFEANHDEMVMVKDIPIYSLCEHHMVPWFGSAHVAYIPGDEGRITGLSKLARLCDGYAQRLQVQERFTTQVADAINKTLLPKGVMVVVEAEHLCMSMRGVRKPGTTTVTSAVHGLFRDDERTRAEALNILFGRR
- the ftsH gene encoding ATP-dependent zinc metalloprotease FtsH; its protein translation is MKRVLRGAGVYVVLALIALLVLTTLFHSGSTRKKLSLSTFEADVVAHQIKSADVIDGSNKVEGVLKNGEKYEVKFPAQYSDELTQKLIDAHVPTDAKEAKSNALLNFLLSILPFVLIAGLFFFFLNSMQGGGNRVMQFGKAKAKMASKDSPKVTFADVAGADEAVAELQEIKEFLESPAKFQAMGAKIPKGVLLFGPPGTGKTLLARAVAGEAGVPFFSISGSDFVEMFVGVGASRVRDLFEQAKQSAPAIVFVDEIDAVGRHRGAGLGGGHDEREQTLNQLLVEMDGFESKTGVILIAATNRPDILDPALLRPGRFDRQIVVDQPDLAGREAILQVHAQDKPLAPAVDLNVLARRTPGFTGADLANLMNEAALLAARHGNKRISMAELEEAIDRVIGGPERRTRVMSDAEKLVIAYHEGGHTLVGHVLEHADPVHKVSIVARGRSLGWTLSLPTEDRYITTRSQLKHRLATLMGGRTAEELIFSEPSTGAQNDIEVASGIARSMVTEWGMSDVLGPQQLGQHQGEVFLGRDMGHAPNYSDEVAARIDAEIRSLIDSAHDEARDILTTHRATLDELAQALLEKETLEGEDLAAILGKVGTWKPRKSAARKKSGPTPGSPAAIPVAGGRRRPATAPAPGALRRPRPATA